The following DNA comes from Candidatus Methylomirabilota bacterium.
GGCCGAGCTGCAGCGGATCGCGTCGCACTGCCTCTGGCTCGGCACCTGGTGCATGGACATGGGCGGCGCCCTCGGGGGCGGCGCGACGGTCTTCCTCTACTGCATCCGCGAGCGCGAGCTGATCCTCGACCGCTTCGAGGAGCTGACGGGCGCCCGGCTCCTCTACGGCTTCCACCAGCCCGGCGGGACCCGCTACGACGCGCCCGCGGGCTGGGACCGGAAGGTGCGCGAGACGCTGGACGTCATCGCGCAGCGGATCGACGAGTACGAGGCGATGCTCGAGGGCAACGCGTTCTTCCTCGCGCGCGCCCGGGGCGTCGGCGTGATCTCGCGCGAGCTCGCGCAGGAGGTCGGGGTCTCGGGGCCCCTCATCCGCGGCTCGGGGGTGGACTACGACGTCCGCCGCGCCGAGCCCTACTCCTCGTACGGGGACTTCGACTTCCGCGTGCCCGTCGAGACGGCGGGGGACTGCTACGCGCGCTACCGCGTGCGGATGGTCGAGTTCCGCGAGTCCATCAAGATCGTCCGCCAGGCGCTCGACGGCCTGCCGGAGGGGCCGATCTCGTCGCGGCCGGGCGTGAAGTCGGTGGGCCAGGTGCGGGTGCCGAAGGGCGAGGCCTACACGCGCATCG
Coding sequences within:
- a CDS encoding NADH-quinone oxidoreductase subunit D — encoded protein: MSVAARQTVEIGYAGSERLTMNMGPQHPSAHGVFRAILTLEGETVVGVDAVIGYLHRCHEKLGETLTYVQYPSIASKTDYVAAMTSELAYVSAVEKLGKFEVPKRAQYLRVIAAELQRIASHCLWLGTWCMDMGGALGGGATVFLYCIRERELILDRFEELTGARLLYGFHQPGGTRYDAPAGWDRKVRETLDVIAQRIDEYEAMLEGNAFFLARARGVGVISRELAQEVGVSGPLIRGSGVDYDVRRAEPYSSYGDFDFRVPVETAGDCYARYRVRMVEFRESIKIVRQALDGLPEGPISSRPGVKSVGQVRVPKGEAYTRIEGARGEVGCYLVSDGGPKPYRMKWRGASFSNLAVLPHIIPGHKVADVVAIMGSVDPVFGEVDR